From a region of the Haematobia irritans isolate KBUSLIRL chromosome 4, ASM5000362v1, whole genome shotgun sequence genome:
- the LOC142235824 gene encoding uncharacterized protein LOC142235824, producing MTKLTHLVGFFVLIVISQYDAKRNFSVELMDLNCSISDKSFIKSFNCYLYGRKVFYHEVEFYKDLHEMTFKFCLNVIGRNKIRVNLLTTNVDTCETLEKNTLYVTRNYTIVDDDYPPLVPIVDWEITIDVISGKKSRGSITANGRVRKV from the exons ATGACTAAGCTGACTCATTTGGTAGGATTTTTTGTTCTCATCGTAATTTCTCAATACGATGCCAAG CGTAACTTTTCGGTTGAATTAATGGACTTGAATTGTTCCATCAGCGACAAGAGCTTTATAAAAAGCTTCAATTGTTATTTGTATGGTCGCAAAGTATTCTATCATGAGGTGGAATTCTACAAGGACTTGCATGAAATGacattcaaattttgtttgaatgtgaTTGGCCGAAATAAGATTCGTGTTAATCTGCTAACTACAAATGTGGATACATGTGAAACCTTGGAGAAg aaTACGCTCTATGTTACAAGAAATTATACCATAGTAGACGATGACTATCCTCCATTGGTTCCCATTGTAGATTGGGAAATCACCATTGACGTTATATCTGGTAAGAAATCCCGTGGTAGTATCACTGCAAATGGACGTGTACGTAAGGTGTAA